Genomic DNA from Fimbriimonas ginsengisoli Gsoil 348:
ATCATGGGATTTGCGGAGTTGGCCAAGGGCGGTTTCTTTTTGGGGCTGGCGGGCATTATCGGCGTTGCGATCGGACACGAGGCGCTGGATTACTCGGCAGAGCGGCGGGAACTGAGATTTTCCGGGGGGCACGAAACCGATCCCGTCGACCGGGGAAGACCGGTCGTTTTGGTAGCGGGCGCCCTTGGCGTGCCGGTCAAGGTCTTTCGGGAGGCGTTCTCTCACGTAACCCCTGCGCGCCCCGGCACGGAGCCGCAGCCGGAGCAAGTCCAGCGGAATAAGGCGGCCCTGTTGAACGCGCTGGCTCGCTATGGGGTCACGAACGAGCGTCTCGACGAGGTGTCCAATCGCTACCGCTACGATCCGGGTCGCGGTGAGCTCTGGCCCACCAAACCGGCTTCCGGCTATGCGCTTATGTCTAGAGATGGAACGATAAAGATCGTCATTACCGATGCCGGCTTTGGCTATAGCTCGGCGCCGATCGTCACCGTCGAGGGAAGTAGCGTGGTTGTCAAAGCTACGTTAGCCTTCGGACCAAATTTCAAGAAGAACGGCTCGGTCTCGTCGATCGCCGTGGTTTCCAAGTAGCCCCGGACTCCCTCACCCCCAAAGCCCTCTCCCTCGTTCGGCACGTACATTCGAAGGAGGGAGAGGGGGCTCCGTTCTCCAGAGGAAGCTAATCTTTGCCAGAGCCTTCGAATAGCTTTCGCAGCCTCTCCTTTTCGTCGCGTTGGCGCTCGCGTTCGTACACTTCTTCGATGTAGGCGTCGTTTCGGGCGCGGGATTGCTGTTTGAAGGCGACCTCCTCCTTACGGGAGCGGCGGTCGGCGGCGAATTCGCCAAACTTGACGCCGCCGGAACTGAGGAGGGTCATGAGGGAGGTGATGAAGCCGATGGCGGCGAATAGCTCGGCGAAGCCGCGGGCGGCGACGAGGCTGTAGATGAAGATCGGAGGCGTGATGATGAGGCCGAGGTGGGCCACCGCGCGCATCGCCTTGAACTCAGAATGCTTGTGCTCGAGGATCGCCTGAAGTGCTTGGCCGCCATCCCACGGGAGGCTGGGCACGAGATTCAGGAAACCCATCCAAATGTTGATGACGCCCACAAAGTGGATCAGGAAAAGTTGGTAGCCAAGTTCTGAGCCCAGGCCCGATCCCAGCGTTCCGAGACCGAGGCAGATCAGGCCGAGGGCGAAGGTCACGGCGGGGCCGGCCAAGACCACCTTGAGTCGTTGGGTCGGGTTGCGGTAGCCGCTGGAGGTGGCGAAACCGCCGAAGCCGTGCAGCATGATCGATAGACCACTCATCCCCAGCCTCTTCGCCGTTAGGGCGTGACCCAACTCGTGGCACAAGATGCTGAACACGATCAGTGCGGCGTACTCGATGCCGTGGAAGAGATCCATCCTTGCTCCCGACAAAGCGGGGAGCAAGAAGAATAGGAGGGAAATGTGGAGATCGATCGGGATTCCGAAGATCCGGCCCACACGAACCGACCAATTCAGAAACGAGGTGATGCTGGAACGGTTCATGGTGCGGCCGGTCTTTTCGATTTTCGAGACCTACTCCTTGCAACGTAACCTCCTGGGGAAACGATGCAGGTTTTCCTGAAAAGCCGGGAACGAGAATGAGGCAAGTTTCTCATTACCGCATGCCCGATTCCCGTTCAGGAAAAATTCGATGTATCTACGTGGGGGATTTGAGGGTCCGGCGCATTCGAAATTCCCGGAGGGTGCTGCCGTCGGAGCGGGTGACGTCGATTTCATCGTACACCTGGAAGCCGAGGGAGCGGTAGAGGGAGACGGCGGGGGTTTGGAGCACGTTCACGTCGAGGATGGCGGTATCGAAATTCTCGCTCAGCTCTTCAAGAAGCGAGGTCATAAGTAGCCGAGATACACCCCGACCGCGTTCGGACGGCGTGACGTACATGCTGATCACGTACGCGGTGCGAGGCTCCTCGTCGGGAAAGCAGCCGACCATGCCGACGGGGCGCTCCTCTTTCATTGCGAAGAGGAGGGAGTGTCCACTATCCGCGAGCGAGTCTTGCAGGCGGGCCGCCCAGTATTCGTCGGGCCTTTCCAAAGTGGTGGAGAGGAGGGCTCCAAACGCTTGGGGATCGGTGGAAAGCGACTCCATGCGGAGCGCTTTGTAAACCTTCCACTCTTGGGGACGTAACTTGCGGACGACGATCATTTCGTTAAGCCGTGATCAGTGCAGACAACCGGAGCAGTAATC
This window encodes:
- a CDS encoding site-2 protease family protein, with amino-acid sequence MNRSSITSFLNWSVRVGRIFGIPIDLHISLLFFLLPALSGARMDLFHGIEYAALIVFSILCHELGHALTAKRLGMSGLSIMLHGFGGFATSSGYRNPTQRLKVVLAGPAVTFALGLICLGLGTLGSGLGSELGYQLFLIHFVGVINIWMGFLNLVPSLPWDGGQALQAILEHKHSEFKAMRAVAHLGLIITPPIFIYSLVAARGFAELFAAIGFITSLMTLLSSGGVKFGEFAADRRSRKEEVAFKQQSRARNDAYIEEVYERERQRDEKERLRKLFEGSGKD
- a CDS encoding GNAT family N-acetyltransferase, whose translation is MIVVRKLRPQEWKVYKALRMESLSTDPQAFGALLSTTLERPDEYWAARLQDSLADSGHSLLFAMKEERPVGMVGCFPDEEPRTAYVISMYVTPSERGRGVSRLLMTSLLEELSENFDTAILDVNVLQTPAVSLYRSLGFQVYDEIDVTRSDGSTLREFRMRRTLKSPT